A region of the Sarcophilus harrisii chromosome 3, mSarHar1.11, whole genome shotgun sequence genome:
ataattaggaaaaagcTATATAGTTTGCCTACATTTTAACAGTTTGACAAAATTTTTACTGCAATACTTTTAGAAAAGACAGCCAAATGACATGTTACAGTTAATCTATTGAGTAGGTACTGATTGAATTGCTAAACCCCCAAAGTACATTGTTTTAATTGCTATTTATCACTTTAAAAGGAAATCTCTAATGCAAAATCCTAGTCTGTCATGGCCTGAGCTACTtaattttttatcaatgacttggataaaagcCTGGGGTTGTTATTAAACATGTAGACAACACAAGGGAGGGAGATGATTATTTTGCTGTATTTCTTCTGGCCAAGTCACATCTAGAGTACTGTTTTCAGTTCTGAATGTCACATTTTACAAAGGATAGTGAAATGATGGTTAACCCCATGGGAAATAATGAGGTTATCAGGAAAAGGTGGAGGACCTACAACAGATTCTTGGAGAAAGATGAACAAGATGGTAATAGGACATTGCCTGCTCAGATTATCTTCAGTATTTTACTAttatttctaagataaaatacagacTTTTCAACCTAACATTTATAACGATCTGTGGCTTAGCTCTAACATCCTTTTCCAAACTTACATTTGCTCCCATTATGAACTCTTATGTTCCAGTTCAGCTGTCTTACTTTTACATAAAACCCATGTTTACACAGTTCTTTGTAACTTTTTTAACTTCTACCTCTGATTCAATAGAttctttcaaagttcagctcagatTCTTGTAATCTGCTAATGTAATCAAAAGATTCAATTAGGCCCAATAATGAAATCCTATCAAGTGGTAACATGGTCTAAATTTACATTATTTGACTTATAGTCATATGTAAAACATGATAACTGGTTCTATTGGAATGGAACTGTgcaatgatattttttaaaaataagtttttaatctGTTTATTAATCTAATATAActgcaaagaataagaaaaatgtatttctgaTTTGAGTTTGTTTCAAAGGAATAAgagaaagcaaaattttaaaatcactgaatattaaattcaaaaataagCCTACAATGATATTACAAAAGTGTCTTTATtcttgtttaatatattttagcaGTGTTGGTTgaactgtctttttctttaaatcctcATACATATGTTGGTAGATACAGAGAGCTCTATCCACATTTTGGCGAATCTGAATACTTCGACTGACATTAGGATCAGCATTCATAATCTTTTGCTTCATGACTTCTGCAGCTCTAAAGAGATCTTCAAATTCCTTGAGAGTAAATTCCTTCATTTGCATATTATCTGATTCTTTGAGGTCATTGTTGGCTTCTTCAAACACTTGTTGTTCTAAATGAAGATCATTATCAGTCAATTCTTCTGAGTGTGAAATGAGTAATTCTTGGGCATCACCATTTTCCAGTTCATCAAAACCAAGCTTTcttccaatatttgttatttcttctataaCAGTTTGTTTTTGAGGGGGGAAACTCTCAAAATTACTATTTGCAGAGTGTGGCAAAATGTGCTTCCACACAGTGGTATCCTTATCTGCACTGGCTGCCTCTCTGGTAATTTTAGCATTATGCAATTGAAGTCGATTTTTAAAGCGATTAAACCAACCAACGCTAGCAGCAAAAGTTTCCTCACTTtccatttcatttccattttcttttactgCCTTAAATAAACTTGAAGCTTTTGTCTGAATAGCTGCTCTGGTAAGAGGAATGCATTTTTTATTGCAATCTTCAATCCATACAGCTAAAAGACGCTCCATTTCTATCATTGTAATACTTCTATTTCTTGTAGTTGTTTGCAAACCACAAAAAGTTGAAGcaactttgcctttttttttaatttcacctgcATGTTTTATAATATTCCGTACTGTAGATTCAGGCATTCCTATATCTCTTCCTATTTTAGAGTTACTATGACCACGTTCATGCCGTTCGATTACATCAAATTTTTGTTCTAATGTAATAACAAGTCTCTTCTTCTTTGTGTTGGCAGTGTTGCCATCTGAAGTAATCTTCCTTTTGTCCATTTTATAAGGGGTTATTTTGTGAAAAAATTAATAGAACTGTTGATAATATGGTATGTAATGGCACATCACATCAACACTCAAGGATAGCAAGTACAGACTGATGATTTAGCATCAGTTAATAAATAACATGGGCTAGTTCCACATGTCACATTAATTGAATTTTGTTTGCATTAAGTACAACATGATATCATTTTAGAATTCATAATAAAGGAGTTTTGCATTATTCAAACATATATTCATTACTATTTAGCTGTTTGTTCCTTCTCACTCGAGGACTTCAAGCAAATGCTGGATGAGCACT
Encoded here:
- the LOC105749892 gene encoding uncharacterized protein LOC105749892 encodes the protein MDKRKITSDGNTANTKKKRLVITLEQKFDVIERHERGHSNSKIGRDIGMPESTVRNIIKHAGEIKKKGKVASTFCGLQTTTRNRSITMIEMERLLAVWIEDCNKKCIPLTRAAIQTKASSLFKAVKENGNEMESEETFAASVGWFNRFKNRLQLHNAKITREAASADKDTTVWKHILPHSANSNFESFPPQKQTVIEEITNIGRKLGFDELENGDAQELLISHSEELTDNDLHLEQQVFEEANNDLKESDNMQMKEFTLKEFEDLFRAAEVMKQKIMNADPNVSRSIQIRQNVDRALCIYQHMYEDLKKKTVQPTLLKYIKQE